From Papilio machaon chromosome 2, ilPapMach1.1, whole genome shotgun sequence, the proteins below share one genomic window:
- the LOC106713389 gene encoding dynein assembly factor with WDR repeat domains 1: MKLLKFHLRYHPPGITLEYTKKGIVRNKDIDLLELDSNSDVKMIANDLQQKEALITDEVLVQLQQCLETLKKRIEHEGPAGKRFYIYKTLVTHLLPVTNVSFDRAGTRCITGSYDRTCKIWDVDSGTEIKTLTGHQNVVYSVAFNYPICNMVVTGSFDKSAKVWSAANGQCVATLWGHSGEVVAAQFAPKAHQVATASMDRTAKLYDVVTGAEVHTYLGHAAEVIALQFDQNDCQSLVTGSYDGTICMWDTRVKDCVAVLRGHCAEVSSVQYSWDSSLLASASLDGSARLWETRQRNCVATLTTPGSEVLDVSFDWAGRRLATAGSDGTARVYEARADCRSLANMQGHSEEVSKVCFSPAGGSLLTASADKTARIWNSNTGNCLQVLSGHQSEIFSCAFSYAGDTIVTASKDNTCRIWR; this comes from the exons atgaaattattaaagtttcatCTGAGATATCACCCGCCGGGGATCACTTTAGAGTATACGAAAAAAGGAATTGTCAGGAATAAAGATATTGACCTATTGGAGTTAGATAGCAA TTCAGACGTAAAGATGATAGCAAATGACCTACAGCAGAAGGAAGCTTTGATAACGGACGAGGTGTTGGTGCAACTACAGCAGTGCTTGGAGACGCTCAAGAAGAGGATCGAACATGAAGGTCCTGCGGGGAAGAGGTTCTATATATACAAGACATTGGTTACACATCTACTGCCTGTTACGAATGTTTCATTTGATAGAGCGGGCACCAG ATGCATCACTGGCAGTTACGACAGGACGTGCAAGATATGGGACGTAGACTCCGGtactgaaattaaaactttaactggACACCAGAATGTCGTTTACTCTGTGGCTTTTAATTATCCTATTTG TAACATGGTGGTAACTGGTTCGTTTGACAAATCAGCCAAAGTGTGGTCTGCTGCAAATGGCCAGTGCGTGGCCACCCTGTGGGGCCACAGCGGCGAGGTGGTGGCCGCGCAGTTCGCGCCTAAAGCACACCAAGTGGCCACCGCTTCTATGGACCGGACCGCTAAACTATATGACGTAGTAACAG GTGCAGAAGTGCACACATACTTAGGTCACGCGGCCGAGGTGATAGCGCTGCAGTTCGACCAGAATGACTGTCAGAGCCTCGTAACAGGATCCTATGACGGCACAATCTGCATGTGGGATACCAGAGTCAAAGA CTGCGTGGCGGTACTGCGCGGGCACTGTGCGGAGGTGTCTAGCGTCCAGTACAGCTGGGACAGCTCACTGCTCGCCTCCGCCTCGCTGGACGGCAGCGCGCGGCTCTGGGAAACCCGCCAGCGCAATTGTGTTGCCACGCTCACCACGCCCGGCTCTGAG GTGTTGGATGTGAGCTTCGACTGGGCAGGTCGACGGCTGGCCACGGCGGGCAGTGACGGGACAGCCCGAGTGTACGAGGCTCGCGCCGACTGCCGCTCACTCGCTAACATGCAGGGCCACAGCGAGGAAGTCTCCAAG GTGTGCTTCAGTCCTGCCGGCGGCAGTCTGCTGACCGCGTCCGCAGACAAAACCGCCAGGATCTGGAACTCGAACACCGGGAATTGTTTACAA GTGTTGTCGGGACACCAGAGCGAGATCTTCTCGTGTGCCTTCTCTTACGCTGGCGACACAATCGTCACTGCCTCCAAGGACAACACCTGTAGGATCTGGCGGTGA
- the LOC106713385 gene encoding lysosomal Pro-X carboxypeptidase, protein MQHVTYILVLLLGTAAAYKNVTKEFVVPLDHFGFQRNETFKIRYIESDEYWNRGNGPIFFYTGNEGQIEEFAKHTGFMWEIAREFEAKIVFAEHRYYGKSMPFGDKSLDNEHIGYLTSAQALADYAQLVNFLQGGKSLKPKYPVIAFGGSYGGMLAAYFRMKYPHLVTGAIAASAPVHMFSGMVPCEVFHRIVTSSFNVASKVCRDNIRQSWSVLRTFVANKTNADWLKKQWNLCVAVNDSKEDVQDLVDYLQTMYETLAMVNYPFATDFLLPLPANPVRSVCQYLSQKLTGQKLLEGIGKVLQVYSNYNGKGDCVDYKNTDYGNLNASGWDYQACTEMVMPMCTNGVDDMFEPRPWNYTQFSEDCHKKYKVYPRPDAAWLEYGGDRLQAASNIIFSNGLLDPWAGGGLLSSISDTIKAVVMIDTAHHLDLMPKNPNDPESVKMARQEHKRNIEQWIRNFRLNNA, encoded by the exons ATGCAACACGTAACTTATATTCTAGTGCTACTCTTGGGTACCGCAGCTGCTTATAAGAATGTAACAAAGGAGTTCGTCGTACCTTTAGATCATTTCGGCTTCCAGCGCAATGAGACATTCAAAATAAGGTATATTGAAAGTGACGAGTACTGGAACAGGGGGAATGGACCCATATTCTTCTACACCGGAAATGAg GGTCAAATCGAAGAATTCGCCAAACACACCGGCTTTATGTGGGAAATTGCGAGAGAATTTGAAGCCAAAATTGTCTTCGCAGAACACag GTACTACGGAAAGTCAATGCCATTCGGAGACAAGTCACTGGACAACGAGCACATCGGCTACCTAACTTCGGCTCAGGCCCTCGCAGACTACGCTCAGTTGGTTAACTTCCTTCAAGGCGGCAAAAGCTTGAAACCCAAATATCCAGTCATCGCTTTTGGTG GTTCGTATGGGGGGATGTTGGCGGCGTACTTCCGTATGAAGTACCCTCACCTGGTGACGGGTGCCATCGCGGCCTCGGCACCTGTCCACATGTTCTCCGGTATGGTGCCATGCGAAGTCTTTCACAGGATTGTTACTTCCAGCTTCAATGTCGCCAGTAAAGTCTGCAGGGATAATATAAGACAGTCCTGGAGTGTATTGAG AACTTTCGTAGCGAACAAAACAAACGCGGACTGGTTGAAGAAGCAATGGAACTTGTGCGTAGCGGTAAATGACAGCAAGGAAGATGTGCAGGACCTGGTGGACTACCTTCAGACGATGTACGAAACTCTCGCCATGGTCAACTACCCCTTCGCTACAGACTTCCTCCTACCCCTGCCGGCCAATCCCGTGCGTTCCGTTTGCCAGTATCTAAGCCAGAAACTAACCGGACAAAAACTTCTGGAG GGCATTGGTAAAGTGTTGCAAGTATACTCAAACTACAATGGTAAAGGTGACTGCGTTGACTACAAAAATACAGACTATGGCAACCTCAACGCCAGCGGCTGGGACTAccaa GCTTGCACCGAGATGGTGATGCCGATGTGTACGAACGGTGTCGATGACATGTTTGAGCCGAGGCCCTGGAACTACACGCAGTTCTCCGAGGACTGCCACAAGAAGTACAAGGTGTATCCACGCCCCGACGCCGCCTGGTTGGAGTACGGCGGTGACCGTCTGCAGGCCGCGTCTAACATCATCTTCAGTAACGGCCTCTTGGATCCCTGGGCTGGAG GTGGCCTTCTTAGCAGTATCAGTGATACGATCAAAGCTGTGGTGATGATTGACACTGCTCATCATCTCGACTTGATGCCTAAAAACCCTAACGATCCAGAGTCTGTCAAGATGGCGCGCCAGGAACACAAACGTAATATAGAACAATGGATACGTAATTTCAGACTTAACAACGCTTAA